From Chlamydiifrater volucris, one genomic window encodes:
- a CDS encoding CDP-alcohol phosphatidyltransferase family protein, with protein MGNFCNLLSVSRLGFALVFAYSRLPFRIIAVMGAMASDFLDGYLARRYQAATKIGSVLDPLMDKLFVVISVTVLYLEGTLSALQLMVMLSRDFALCVFGAYLSFKRGWKGYDCRAMLWGKVFTLLQFIVLFGVTLFGPVLPIFCFLPFCVLVFPAFFERLLGYKRSLIHSE; from the coding sequence ATGGGAAATTTTTGCAACTTACTCTCTGTGTCACGGCTGGGCTTCGCGCTGGTGTTTGCGTATAGTCGGCTCCCTTTTCGAATAATTGCTGTTATGGGGGCCATGGCGAGTGATTTTCTCGATGGATATCTGGCTAGGCGGTACCAGGCTGCAACGAAGATAGGCTCCGTCTTGGACCCTCTCATGGATAAATTGTTTGTTGTAATCAGTGTGACGGTTCTTTATCTAGAAGGGACTCTTAGCGCGCTCCAGCTGATGGTGATGCTTTCCAGAGATTTTGCCTTATGTGTCTTTGGTGCGTACCTCTCTTTCAAGAGAGGGTGGAAAGGTTATGACTGTCGAGCAATGCTTTGGGGGAAAGTTTTTACTTTGCTTCAATTTATAGTTCTTTTTGGAGTAACTCTTTTCGGCCCAGTGCTTCCAATTTTTTGCTTTCTGCCTTTTTGTGTCTTGGTTTTTCCTGCTTTTTTTGAAAGGCTGCTCGGATATAAAAGAAGTCTCATTCATTCGGAGTAG